One window from the genome of Clupea harengus chromosome 19, Ch_v2.0.2, whole genome shotgun sequence encodes:
- the pum1 gene encoding pumilio homolog 1 isoform X3 yields the protein MSGACVLKSKAVVWDSFSLHCRTPPPSDSPLPSMPVVLSAAGPAPQPPPPSQGAGRSQDDAMVDYFFQRQHGEQPGYGSGKQRWPAGDTIHGDSQVRSMDELNHDFQALALEGRSMGEQLLTGKKFWELEEGKEAPKGIFLDQWRDSAWGASEHSVSQPIMVQRRPVQGFHGVGEAGSVLSPRSESGGLGVSMVEYVLSSSPAEKLDSCLRKGAFGPHDSEADDSDKRVDSKPKVAFDSDRKDLVESEPDVMDNPNGLAIQNGLDVDVKDFSRPGNCPPSGNEVELGGVDLSGGAMSKAGDDFPSVEPQNVALDPMESVSMETLQFDYAGGPHPLDSAPPTVGLFDYSSQQQLFQRPGALALQQLTAAQQQQYALAAQQPHIGLAPAAFMQNPYIISAAPPGTDPYTAGLAAAATLGPAVMPHQYYGVPWGVYPANLFQQQAAPNNNANQQQGGQTQQNQQQVMRTGGSQRPLTPNQGQQGQQAEQQQQQQQQQQLVAAAAVNSALAFGQGLAAGVPGYPVLAPAAYYDQTGALLVNTGGRNGPVRLMAPGSVIISPTAVAAAAASASGGGGGLGGGGGGAFRAMSSQQASGQQGSGALGGSSFYGSGSLSSSSQSSSLFSQGPPQPGSSSLSFSANGSSSLGAALGSLGGFGTAVANSNTGSASRRDSLTGSSELYKRTPSSLNPIGHGGFYNGLGFSPSPGPVGHSHSLTPPPSLSNHGSSSSLNLGGLTNGSGRFISAAPGAEAKYRSSTSGSSLFSPSSQLFPSSRLRYGMSDVMPSGRSRLLEDFRNNRYPNLQLREIAGHVMEFSQDQHGSRFIQLKLERASPSERQLVFTEILQAAYQLMVDVFGNYVIQKFFEFGSLDQKLALAERIRGHVLSLALQMYGCRVIQKALEFIPSEQQVISEMVRELDGHVLKCVKDQNGNHVVQKCIECVQPHALQFIIDAFKGQVFALSTHPYGCRVIQRILEHCLLEQTLPILEELHTHTEQLVQDQYGNYVIQHVLEHGRAEDKSKIVSEIRGNVLGLSQHKFASNVVEKCVTHSLRAERALLIDEVCSMADGPHSALYTMMKDQYANYVVQKMIDVAEPTQRKIVMHKIRPHIATLRKYTYGKHILAKLEKYYMKNGVDLGPLCAPPNGIL from the exons GTCCGATCGATGGATGAGCTCAATCATGACTTCCAGGCGTTAGCTTTGGAGGGGCGGTCCATGGGTGAG CAGCTCCTGACAGGAAAGAAGTTCTGGGAGctggaggaagggaaagaggcaCCTAAGGGCATCTTCTTGGACCAGTGGAGGGACAGCGCTTGGGGggcatcag AACATTCGGTTTCTCAACCAATCATGGTCCAGCGTCGGCCTGTCCAGGGTTTCCATGGTGTTGGGGAGGCTGGCTCAGTCCTATCACCACGCAGCGAGAGTGGAGGATTGGGTGTCTCCATGGTGGAATACGTGCTAAGCTCCTCCCCTGCAGAGAAACTTGACTCATGTCTGCGTAAAGGAGCTTTT ggccCACACGATTCTGAGGCCGATGACTCTGACAAGAGGGTGGATTCAAAGCCAAAGGTTGCATTTGATTCGGACAGAAAGGACCTTGTGGAGTCAGAACCTGATGTCATGGACAACCCTAATGGACTGGCCATTCAAAATGGCCTGGATGTGGATGTCAAAGATTTTAG CCGTCCTGGTAACTGCCCTCCTTCTGGAAATGAGGTGGAGTTGGGAGGGGTAGATCTATCTGGAGGGGCAATGTCCAAAGCTGGGGACGACTTTCCTTCTGTCGAGCCCCAAAATGTGGCCCTTGACCCCATGGAGtcagtttccatggaaacattGCAGTTTGATTATGCGGGCGGTCCTCACCCCTTGGATTCGGCTCCTCCCACAGTTGGCCTTTTTGACTACAGCTCACAACAGCAG TTGTTTCAGAGGCCGGGCGCTCTGGCCCTCCAGCAGCTCACGGccgcccagcagcagcagtatgCCCTGGCAGCCCAGCAACCCCACATCG GTCTGGCTCCAGCAGCGTTCATGCAGAACCCTTACATCATCAGTGCAGCCCCCCCTGGGACAGACCCCTACACAGCAGGCCTCGCTGCTGCCGCAACACTGG gcccagCAGTCATGCCCCATCAGTACTATGGAGTTCCATGGGGAGTTTATCCAGCAAACCTTTTCCAGCAGCAAGCTGCCCCCAACAACAACGCCAATCAGCAGCAGGGTGGACAAACACAGCAGAACCAGCAGCAG GTCATGCGCACGGGTGGCTCGCAGCGACCCTTGACCCCCAACCAGGGGCAACAGGGACAGcaggcagagcagcagcagcagcagcagcagcagcagcagctggttgCTGCAGCAGCTGTGAATTCTGCTCTTGCCTTCGGACAAGGCCTTGCAGCTGGAGtgccag GTTATCCAGTACTAGCCCCAGCAGCGTATTATGACCAGACAGGGGCGCTGTTGGTCAACACAGGAGGACGGAATGGACCGGTCAGACTCATGGCTCCTGGGTCGGTCATCATCAGCCCTACAGCGG TTGCCGCGGCAGCTGCATCAGCCagtgggggcgggggtgggctcggaggcggaggcggcggAGCCTTCCGGGCCATGAGCTCCCAGCAGGCCTCAGGGCAGCAAGGCAGCGGGGCGCTGGGCGGTAGCTCCTTCTACGGGAGTGGCTCTCTAAGCTCCTCCTCCCAgagctcctctctgttctcccaaGGCCCTCCCCAGCCTggctcctcctccctcagtttTAGTGCCAACGGGTCGTCATCGCTCGGGGCGGCGCTCGGATCTCTGGGGGGCTTCGGCACcgctg tggctAACTCGAACACAGGTAGTGCCTCACGCCGTGACTCCCTGACGGGCAGCTCTGAGCTGTACAAGCGGACACCTAGCAGCCTCAATCCCATTGGCCATGGAGGATTCTACAACGGCCTAGGCTTCAGCCCTTCACCTGGACCTGTTGGCCACTCCCACTCACTGACCCCGCCCCCTTCTCTGTCTAACCACggctcctcctccagcctcaaCCTTG GTGGTTTAACCAATGGGAGCGGGCGCTTCATCTCTGCAGCTCCAGGGGCGGAGGCCAAGTACCGCAGCTCCACCTCTGGCTCCTCCCTCTTCAGTCCCAGTAGCCAGCTGTTCCCGTCGTCACGGCTACGCTACGGAATGTCGGATGTGATGCCGTCTGGCCGCAGCCGGCTTCTTGAGGACTTCCGCAACAACCGCTATCCCAACCTGCAACTGCGAGAGATTGCTGGACACGTCATGGAGTTCTCCCAGGACCAGCACGGCTCTAG ATTCATCCAGCTGAAATTGGAGCGGGCCAGTCCATCGGAGAGGCAGCTGGTCTTCACCGAGATCCTGCAGGCAGCGTATCAGCTCATGGTGGACGTATTCGGCAACTACGTCATTCAGAAGTTCTTtgag ttTGGTAGTCTGGACCAGAAGCTGGCCCTGGCCGAGCGGATCCGGGGGCATGTTCTGTCTCTAGCACTGCAGATGTATGGCTGCCGGGTCATCCAGAAGGCCTTGGAGTTCATCCCCTCTGAGCAGCAGGTCATT AGTGAGATGGTGCGTGAGCTGGATGGTCATGTCCTGAAGTGTGTGAAAGATCAGAACGGGAACCACGTTGTGCAGAAGTGCATTGAGTGCGTCCAGCCTCACGCCCTCCAGTTCATCATCGACGCCTTTAAAGGACAG gtGTTTGCTCTCTCGACTCACCCGTACGGCTGCAGAGTCATCCAGAGGATCCTGGAGCACTGCCTCCTCGAGCAGACGCTGCCTATCCTGGAGgagctccacactcacacagagcagCTGGTGCAG GACCAGTATGGTAATTATGTGATTCAACACGTCTTGGAGCATGGACGAGCTGAGGACAAGAGCAAGATTGTCTCGGAGATCCGTGGAAACGTTCTGGGATTGAGTCAGCACAAGTTTGCGAG TAATgtggtggagaagtgtgtgacCCACTCCTTGCGCGCCGAGCGAGCTCTGCTGATAGACGAGGTGTGCAGCATGGCCGACGGGCCCCACAGCGCACTCTACACCATGATGAAGGACCAGTACGCCAACTATGTGGTGCAGAAGATGATCGACGTCGCCGAGCCCACCCAGAGGAAGATTGTCATGCACAAG ATTCGCCCCCACATCGCCACCCTGAGGAAGTACACGTACGGGAAGCACATCCTGGCCAAGCTGGAGAAGTACTACATGAAGAACGGCGTGGACCTGGGCCCGCTGTGTGCGCCTCCCAACGGGATCTTGTAA